A single window of Nitrospira sp. CR1.1 DNA harbors:
- a CDS encoding type II toxin-antitoxin system RelE/ParE family toxin encodes MRVRLDPAAKLEIRQAALFYEDCREGLGQEFLDAVESAFEQIRQHSTVWRILKGRFRRYLLQRFPYGVIYAVEGEVIYVAAVMHLKRKPGYWVSRGKT; translated from the coding sequence TTGAGAGTACGCCTCGATCCCGCCGCGAAGTTGGAAATCCGCCAAGCCGCATTGTTTTATGAAGATTGCCGTGAGGGACTCGGGCAAGAGTTTCTCGACGCGGTTGAGTCTGCTTTCGAACAGATTCGACAACACTCCACAGTGTGGCGAATCCTCAAGGGCCGATTCCGACGCTATCTTCTGCAGCGGTTTCCCTACGGCGTGATCTATGCGGTCGAAGGAGAAGTCATCTATGTTGCGGCTGTCATGCACCTGAAACGAAAACCTGGTTATTGGGTTTCGCGAGGCAAGACGTAA
- a CDS encoding DUF5069 domain-containing protein, which translates to MMNYPRSPKALLGGIAHLGRFIDKVRLRHAGKIQDYNYITVGFDKYLIDFLQIDPKAFEQQVLAGGSDESLLAWVTTHGRKHSDQEIAEWSKGILTGGPKDDAAKQRYQGRLQDIATKRGVPVTALPPATTWVDAIELDEGRM; encoded by the coding sequence ATGATGAATTATCCCCGCAGTCCCAAAGCCCTCCTCGGCGGCATCGCTCACCTGGGCCGCTTCATTGATAAAGTCCGCCTGCGGCATGCCGGCAAGATTCAGGATTACAACTACATCACGGTCGGGTTCGATAAGTATTTGATCGATTTTCTGCAGATCGACCCGAAAGCCTTCGAGCAGCAGGTGTTGGCGGGTGGAAGCGATGAGTCACTACTAGCTTGGGTCACCACTCACGGCCGTAAGCATTCCGATCAAGAAATTGCCGAGTGGTCGAAGGGCATTCTCACCGGAGGCCCGAAGGATGATGCGGCGAAGCAGCGGTATCAGGGGCGTCTGCAGGACATCGCCACGAAGCGAGGCGTACCGGTGACGGCGCTGCCTCCCGCGACCACCTGGGTCGATGCGATCGAGCTGGACGAAGGACGGATGTGA
- a CDS encoding DUF433 domain-containing protein, protein MPIEAQYLSRDPEIMSGALCFKGTCVLVQTLFDYLEGSSSLEDFLDDFPSVSREAAVALSGDCL, encoded by the coding sequence ATGCCTATAGAAGCCCAATATCTCAGCCGTGATCCGGAAATCATGAGCGGCGCCCTCTGTTTCAAGGGAACGTGCGTTCTGGTTCAGACTCTCTTCGACTACCTTGAAGGAAGCTCCTCTCTTGAGGACTTTCTCGATGACTTTCCCTCGGTCTCTCGTGAAGCGGCGGTTGCACTCAGCGGAGACTGTCTGTAG